The genomic DNA GTAATATTTTTCTATCTGAATCCGAACGTTATATAAGTAAATGGGAGTTTCAGCAAAAACCGTTTAGAGAAAAATATACCGTATTTCATATCTTGTTTTTTTCACTTTTTTTTGGTTTTGGAGCAGGAGGATTTATAACATTTATTCTGTTTATTTTTTCCAAGAAAAGTATTTCAGGAAAACCGCATATGAGTACTTATCAGGATAATTTTGAACTGACAACAAGAAGAGATAATTTTTTATCTACCAATACTACCCGCAGTGCTATTCCTAAAAATGTCTCCTCTTCCGGATCAAGCCGGAGCGGAGGAAGTACCACTCACACATCTTCCAGCGGAAGAACACACGGCGGAGGGAGCAGAAAATTTTAACAAAATAAATTATAAAAAGGAGATATGTAAAAATATCTCCTTTTTTATTTATAGACTTAAGTCAGTTGAGTACGCAAAGCGTACGAAACATAAAACCACCCGCTATGCGGGTGAGGAAATCGAAGTTGTACAAAAAAACACCAATCCAATATAATAGAAGTTGTTCAAGCTACTATTAGAGAGGATGGTGTAAGAATGGCTAAAAAAAGTAATAGCCTGTCTCATACAAAGTGGATGTGTAAGTACCATATTGTATTCACCCCAAAGTATAGACGAAAAATAATATATAATCAATATAAAAAAAGTGTAGGAGAAATATTGAGGAGTCTATGTAAATATAAAGGAGTAGAATTACTGGAAGGACACTTAAAAACGGACCACGTGCATATGTTGGTAAGTATACCGCCGAAAATAAGTGTATCAAGTTTTATGGGATATTTGAAAGGGAAAAGTGCGCTGATGCTGTTTGACAGGCATGCAAATTTAAAATATAAATTTGGTAATAGACATTTTTGGTCAGAAGGATATTATGTAAGTACAGTAGGTTTGAATGAAACGACAATAAGAAAGTATATTCAGGAACAGGAAAAACAGGATATAGCCCGAGATAAGCTGAGTGTGAAAGAATACGAAGACCCCTTTAGGGGTAAGTCGGAGTGATAATAAACCTCTTTAAGAGGTAGCCACGAGTCAAAGACAATAGTAGCTTGAACGAAGAGAAAGCGAACGCCTTGAGGCGTAGTCAGAGACCCGTTGGCTTATAGCCAAGGAGCAAACCACCCCTTGAAGGGGTGGTCCTGATTGAAAAAAACCTTATTTTCCTATTACTTTGTCCCTGTATTCCTTCCATTTTCCAAAAGCACTCTCTGTACCGCTTTCGATAAATTCCCCTGAGGAACAATCAAAAATCCTGCATTGAAATTTTCCCTTTATAATTTCGAATAAGTCCTCCGGCTCTTTGCTTCCTCTGATATGAAGCATTATACAATCAGCTTTTTTATCCTTTCCCATGTTAAACTCCACAGAATAGTATTCTCTGTTCAGAAGAAGCCAGGTCTTATCCTCCGTATTCAGGTCCGGAACATGTTTTTTTATTTCTTTTATAAAAGTCTCCCTGTCAAAAGGAAGCGGACTTTTTATATCTTCTATAGCTTCTTTATTAGTTTTAGTCTTAATAAGCACTACATCCCAGCTCATTTTTCCACCTCCGGATTAATTGCATTCTGCATTTTTTCAGTTATTTCTTCGAATTCCAGCGGAATATACCCTGTTCTTTCTGCCGAAACACAAAAACTCTGTCTTGAAACATCAGTATAAAGGGGATTCCCGTGTACATGCCCGAAAATATTGGCATACGGCATATTTTTATTAATATATAAAGGTTCATGTGACAGCATAAACCATTCTTTGTATATTACAGGATATTGTATTACTTCCTGAAATCCTGCTCCTGCCCACCACGACTGCGGATAAACCCTGTCATGATTTCCCATAATCAGTATCTTATATCCATTTAAAGCTGAAATATACTGTTGTATTTCTTCTTTTTCCCCAAAGGCAAAATCACCCAGCAGGAATATTACATCCTTTTCAGAAACTGTTTTATTCCAGTTTTGAATTAGTATTTCATTCATTTCTTCCGTATTTTTGAACGGACGGTTTTCAAAATTTATAATTTCCTTATGTCCAAAATGTGTATCTGCTATAAAAAAAACTTTTTTCACTGCTACCACCGCCATTAAATATTTATTTTACTTATTCCGCCGTAAAGTTCTCTTCCGGCAGTAATTCCATAACTGCACTGTTATTTTCATAGCTTATGTCATTGCAGTATTCGGCGAGCTCCTTTAACATCTCGGGATTACTTTCCAAAAAAGTATATTTATTTATTATTTCCATAATTTTTTTTACTTCAATTTTTCTCGGAATTTTTCTTTCAAGATAAAAATCCAGTTTTTTTATGTCATTATCGTCCAGCAAAGGGCTTACTTTTATTATTGGAATATTTCTGTCGCTTTTTTCAAGGTTCAGGCTTGAAATAATAAGCTGGATATTGTCCAGATTATAGCTGAGATACTCTTCATAAGGAAGCACCTTTATATTCTTCACTTTGTATATATAATCCAGCCTTCCCTTTATGAGCTGTGATGTTCCGTAACCGTATTTACATACTACAACAATATTTTTATCTGTTTCTCTTTTTTCATTTTTTCTGTAGTTTTCTACTGCCATTCTGAGATATACAGTAAGATACGCTATTTCATTGGCATCTATTTTCTTCCCTAGAAACTCTTCCAGCGATTTTAGTGATTTTTCCGTTGCTTTATATAAAAAATTATATCTTTCCATCACTTTTTTATAATCTACAGCTGTATTTTGTATATCATTTTTTATCCTGTATATAGCCGGTCTGAGATATCTTATTACCTCTTCCTCAAATTTTTTGTTTGTTACCAGAATTCCTGTTTCTTCTTCAATATTTTTTATCATTTCTTTAGCAAGAGTTTCCATCTTTACCCAGTTATCATAAAAAGAATATTTAAAATTATACGAATAGGTTCCCAGCAGATATTCTGTGAATTTCAATATCTCATATTCGTTAAAAGCCGTTTCACCTGCTTCTTTTACAGCTTCATTTATCATTTTATATTCTTCGGCACTTTTCAAAAAACTTTCATTAGATACATCTTCTGCAGTAAGAGGAAACTTCCCTGTACGAAAACTGCTTACCAGAACATAAATAAGCAAAACCCTGAAGCCTTCCTCAGACATCACTTTATTCATTTTCTTTTCCAGTAATTTCAGCATATCAAAAATCTTTTTGGTATCATAACTCAGAATATTTTTTGCAAAAAATTCCACTGCTCTGCTTATCATACATGTATCATCTTTTAATAACAGTTTATAAAAATCCTTCACATAAAAATATTTTAAGATACGCTCTATCATCAGTCTTCTTATGGTATTTTCACTGCCTTTTACCGACAGCCCCAATTTTGGCGTAGAACTAAAGCTTAGATTTTCACGGGCAAAGCTTTTCTTTAATTCATATAAATCGCTTTTCAGAGCTGATCTTCCCATATTCAGGACACCTTCCAGCTCCTCGGCCTTATAAGCTTTTAATGTAAACAGGTAAGCGAATTCAAGAACTTCCACTCTTTCACTTTTATTAAAGCTGTAGTTTTCTATTTTGAAATTTCTTAAAAACTGAGACAGTTTTTTTTCTTTATCTGTAAGCATGAGATTATAATGCTCGAATTTCAGTTTTATATCATATCCGGATTCGCTGAGAACATAATTAATATTATCTATTTTATATTTTATAGATCGTTCTTTCAGATTCAGCAATCCTGTAAGCTCCTTCAGCTGCATATTATTTTTATGCAGGAATTCCTTCAGGATTAATATATCATTCCTGTCCAAAAACATTTCTAACACCTTCTCTCATTTTACTTTTTCATATAAAATCCGCTTATTACATTGGACAATATAATTTTAGAAAATTCCAGTAAATTATAAATAAAGATTTATGCCTGTGCAGCTTCGCATAGATATATTATACTGTAGATTTTTTCTCTATTTATACTTTGTTTTTATTTCAGAAAACATTTGAATCGTTAATCTAACATATAATATCATATTTATTATTCCTTATAAAGTCAAAAAATTTCTGATTCACCGACCTGTTTTGGCAAAAGTACAGCAAATTGCATATAAAATAAAAATCAGGCCTACCAAACCTGATTTTGAATAAAAAATTATTATTATTATCTCCAGCGATTTATATAAAGTTTCCTTTATAATATATTTAAGAGTTTACTCTTTCGGTAAATCTCTTTCTCATTGATTACCCGTTCATTTTTTCAAGAAGCTTTTTCAAAGTTATTATAGAACTTTCAAGCTCTTTTCTTTCACCTGATGACAAACATTCCAGCTTATCAGTCAGCTTTCTTTCTGCTTCAGAATAGGTGTCTTTCAATGCTTTCCGTCCTTCATTGGTTATTCTTACATGAGCTATACGCAGGTTCTTATCATCTGTATATCTTTCCACATATCTCTTTTTCCTGAGGGATCCTGTTATAGCTGTAAGCTGTTGTTTTGATACAGAAAGTTTTTTATTTAAAACTGACATTGATAATTCCTTGTGTCCGGAAAGTTCCATAAGTGCATTCTTTTCAGATGGTTTGATATCTGATTTTGTTCTTGACTCTGCTGTTTTTATAAAAACTGATTTAAAAAGCCGCCCTGTATTTACTATCTCCATTATCAAACTAGAATTTTTCATATAAACTTTCCTTTACTATAAATTATTATGTTATGTACTGTAAAAAATAATTTACTTTTTATATCAGTATATTAGCATTTTTATTTATAAATGTCAATAAAAAATTTTTTTAAATGATAAAACATTCAGCTAAAAATAAATCGATTACTGTATCAAATTTGCATTTTTCCTGTTAATATTCTATAATCACTTATATTAATAGATAAAAACAATTATTCTTCACTTTATAAATCTGTTTTTTTGCATAAAAACTTTTTATTTTATTTATTAATAAATGCAGCAGCCGTTTTATAATCAGCTGAATAATTCTGAATATGAACCGATTACTGCACCAGCATAATTAAAGGAGGTTTATCATCTTGCAGCTGATCAGATATATTGGAGCCGCCGGCTTCTTTATTACGCTTTTTATAATGTACGGAACAAAATACGGACTTCCGGGGATAAAACAATATGACAGAAAGTTTAAACCCGTTGATATGAAATTTTTTTACAAAAAATCACTGCTTTATGAAACATTTGAAAAAATCGGGGAAGACGGAAGAAAAGTATATTTTGGATATTTTATTATTGACTTTTTTCTTGCGAGCTTTACACTTATTGTAATGATTATGATAACAGACCTTCTGATGCATGATCCTGATATTCACTATGCTGTATATCTTGCAGCCGGTCTGAAAGCATTATTTGACATACTGGAAAACTGTATCTGTCTTTATCTTCTTCATATCTACCCTGCTAAAAATAATATTGCTGCTTTTTTTGCATCATGCTCCACTATGCTGAAATTTATTATGTTTTATTTATGGCT from Sebaldella termitidis ATCC 33386 includes the following:
- the tnpA gene encoding IS200/IS605 family transposase — protein: MAKKSNSLSHTKWMCKYHIVFTPKYRRKIIYNQYKKSVGEILRSLCKYKGVELLEGHLKTDHVHMLVSIPPKISVSSFMGYLKGKSALMLFDRHANLKYKFGNRHFWSEGYYVSTVGLNETTIRKYIQEQEKQDIARDKLSVKEYEDPFRGKSE
- a CDS encoding metallophosphoesterase, producing MKKVFFIADTHFGHKEIINFENRPFKNTEEMNEILIQNWNKTVSEKDVIFLLGDFAFGEKEEIQQYISALNGYKILIMGNHDRVYPQSWWAGAGFQEVIQYPVIYKEWFMLSHEPLYINKNMPYANIFGHVHGNPLYTDVSRQSFCVSAERTGYIPLEFEEITEKMQNAINPEVEK
- a CDS encoding BglG family transcription antiterminator: MFLDRNDILILKEFLHKNNMQLKELTGLLNLKERSIKYKIDNINYVLSESGYDIKLKFEHYNLMLTDKEKKLSQFLRNFKIENYSFNKSERVEVLEFAYLFTLKAYKAEELEGVLNMGRSALKSDLYELKKSFARENLSFSSTPKLGLSVKGSENTIRRLMIERILKYFYVKDFYKLLLKDDTCMISRAVEFFAKNILSYDTKKIFDMLKLLEKKMNKVMSEEGFRVLLIYVLVSSFRTGKFPLTAEDVSNESFLKSAEEYKMINEAVKEAGETAFNEYEILKFTEYLLGTYSYNFKYSFYDNWVKMETLAKEMIKNIEEETGILVTNKKFEEEVIRYLRPAIYRIKNDIQNTAVDYKKVMERYNFLYKATEKSLKSLEEFLGKKIDANEIAYLTVYLRMAVENYRKNEKRETDKNIVVVCKYGYGTSQLIKGRLDYIYKVKNIKVLPYEEYLSYNLDNIQLIISSLNLEKSDRNIPIIKVSPLLDDNDIKKLDFYLERKIPRKIEVKKIMEIINKYTFLESNPEMLKELAEYCNDISYENNSAVMELLPEENFTAE
- a CDS encoding MarR family winged helix-turn-helix transcriptional regulator, producing the protein MKNSSLIMEIVNTGRLFKSVFIKTAESRTKSDIKPSEKNALMELSGHKELSMSVLNKKLSVSKQQLTAITGSLRKKRYVERYTDDKNLRIAHVRITNEGRKALKDTYSEAERKLTDKLECLSSGERKELESSIITLKKLLEKMNG